The following proteins are encoded in a genomic region of Neisseria perflava:
- the tig gene encoding trigger factor has product MSVTVETLENLERKVVLSLPWSKINAETEKKLKQTQRRAKIDGFRPGKAPFKMIAQMYGASAQNDVINELVQREFYDVAVAQELKVAGYPRFEAVEEQDDQESFKVAAIFEVFPEVTIGDLSAQEVEKVTATVGDAEVDQTVEILRKQRTRFNHVDREAQSGDRVIIDFEGKIDGEPFAGGASKNYAFVLGAGQMLPEFEAGVVGMKAGESKDVTVNFPEDYHGKDVAGKSAVFTITLNNVSEATLPEVNADFAKALGIEDGDVAKMREEVKKNVGREVERRIGEQTKESVMNALLKATDLQVPVALVNEEAARLANEMKQNFVNQGMADAANLDLPLDMFKEQAERRVSLGLILAKLVEENKLEPTEDQIKAVVANFAESYEDPQEVIDWYYAEPSRLQGPTSLAVESNVVDFVLSKAKVTEKALSFDEVMGAQA; this is encoded by the coding sequence ATGAGCGTAACTGTTGAAACTTTAGAAAATCTGGAACGCAAAGTAGTATTGTCTCTGCCTTGGTCCAAAATCAACGCAGAAACTGAGAAAAAACTGAAACAAACCCAACGCCGCGCCAAAATTGACGGCTTCCGTCCGGGTAAAGCACCGTTCAAAATGATTGCCCAAATGTACGGTGCAAGCGCACAAAACGACGTTATCAACGAATTGGTACAACGCGAATTCTACGATGTTGCCGTTGCCCAAGAATTGAAAGTTGCCGGTTACCCACGCTTTGAAGCCGTTGAAGAACAAGACGATCAAGAGTCTTTCAAAGTTGCCGCTATTTTTGAAGTCTTCCCCGAAGTAACCATCGGCGACCTGTCTGCCCAAGAAGTAGAAAAAGTAACTGCAACCGTTGGCGATGCCGAAGTTGACCAAACTGTAGAAATCCTGCGTAAACAACGCACCCGCTTCAACCATGTTGACCGCGAAGCCCAAAGCGGCGACCGCGTCATCATCGACTTTGAAGGCAAAATCGACGGCGAACCTTTCGCTGGCGGTGCATCTAAAAACTACGCTTTCGTATTGGGTGCAGGTCAAATGTTGCCTGAATTCGAAGCCGGTGTTGTCGGTATGAAAGCCGGTGAAAGCAAAGACGTTACCGTAAACTTCCCTGAAGACTACCACGGTAAAGATGTTGCCGGTAAATCTGCCGTATTCACCATCACTCTGAACAACGTTTCTGAAGCCACCTTGCCTGAAGTTAATGCAGACTTTGCCAAAGCTCTAGGTATTGAAGACGGCGACGTTGCTAAAATGCGTGAAGAAGTGAAGAAAAACGTCGGCCGCGAAGTTGAGCGCCGCATCGGTGAACAAACCAAAGAATCTGTCATGAACGCCCTGCTCAAAGCGACTGACTTGCAAGTTCCTGTTGCTTTGGTCAACGAAGAAGCAGCCCGCCTAGCAAACGAAATGAAACAAAACTTCGTTAACCAAGGTATGGCTGACGCTGCAAACTTGGATCTGCCTTTGGATATGTTCAAAGAACAAGCAGAACGCCGCGTTTCTTTGGGTCTGATTCTGGCTAAATTGGTTGAAGAAAACAAACTTGAGCCAACTGAAGACCAAATTAAAGCCGTTGTTGCCAACTTCGCTGAAAGCTACGAAGATCCTCAAGAAGTTATCGACTGGTACTACGCAGAGCCTTCCCGCCTGCAAGGCCCGACTTCTTTGGCAGTAGAAAGCAACGTTGTTGATTTCGTTCTGAGCAAAGCTAAAGTAACTGAAAAAGCGCTGTCTTTTGACGAAGTAATGGGCGCACAAGCTTAA